A single region of the Candidatus Omnitrophota bacterium genome encodes:
- a CDS encoding acyloxyacyl hydrolase: protein MTYAGFVPPSRLLSSLCVLAWLSLASCTSAARAEPSASDPGAGDPFKQGSRYWSVTAATSRKPSLAWFALTQLHASYYLVDDLAIECGGQFGYVESQRTSGGAYGGAELGMRWHVAKRNPWSLYVEALAGAVYQRHPITPASLRFNFDLQGGGGVTYRVSRNAMLAGGIRAHHLSNARVRGRNHNMGYDAAMLYLELMKSF, encoded by the coding sequence ATGACTTATGCCGGTTTCGTGCCTCCATCTCGGCTCCTATCCAGCCTATGTGTGCTCGCATGGCTTAGCCTCGCGTCATGCACGTCGGCAGCGCGCGCCGAGCCTTCGGCATCAGACCCCGGAGCTGGCGACCCGTTCAAACAAGGCTCGCGCTACTGGTCGGTCACGGCGGCGACGTCTCGCAAGCCTTCGCTCGCGTGGTTCGCGCTCACACAGCTCCACGCCAGCTATTATCTGGTCGATGATCTGGCCATTGAGTGCGGCGGGCAATTCGGCTATGTGGAGTCGCAGCGGACATCAGGGGGCGCGTACGGCGGGGCGGAGCTTGGGATGCGCTGGCATGTGGCCAAGAGGAACCCATGGTCCCTGTACGTCGAGGCGCTGGCCGGGGCGGTGTACCAACGGCATCCCATTACCCCGGCCAGTCTGCGGTTTAATTTTGATCTCCAGGGCGGAGGCGGCGTGACCTATCGTGTCAGCCGCAACGCGATGTTAGCGGGCGGGATTCGCGCGCATCATCTTTCCAACGCCCGCGTGCGCGGCAGAAATCACAACATGGGCTACGACGCCGCGATGCTGTACCTTGAGCTGATGAAGTCCTTCTGA